One region of Miscanthus floridulus cultivar M001 chromosome 19, ASM1932011v1, whole genome shotgun sequence genomic DNA includes:
- the LOC136527591 gene encoding MLO-like protein 9, protein MGGGGGGGGNTRELDQTPTWAVASVCGVIVIISILLEKGLHHVGEFFSHRKKKAMVEALEKVKAELMVLGFISLLLVFGQNYIIKICISNHAANTMLPCKLKAVEAVGGHGKEPSEGAAAGGDKGHGKKEGAVPGKKKAAAAEHLGGVLDWPPPYYAHNARMLGEANMKTKCPEGKVSLISINGLHQLHIFIFFLAVFHVSYSAITMALGRAKIRAWKVWEKEAAGQDYEFSNDPTRFRFTHETSFVRNHMNVLNKFPASFYISNFFRQFFRSVRQADYSALRHSFVNVHLAPGSKFDFQKYIKRSLEDDFKVIVGISPPLWASALIFLFLNVNGWHTMLWISIMPVVIILSVGTKLQGIICRMAIDITERHAVVQGIPLVQVSDSYFWFAKPPFVLFLIHFTLFQNGFQIIYFLWILYEYGMDSCFNDSKRFVFARLCLGVVVQVLCSYVTLPLYALVSQMGSTMKQSIFDEQTSKALKNWRAGAKKKHPISSKHEHGGGGGSPTAAGSPTKADGDA, encoded by the exons atggggggcggcggcggcggcggcggcaacacgCGGGAGCTGGACCAGACGCCGACATGGGCGGTGGCGTCGGTGTGCGGCGTGATCGTGATCATCTCCATCCTGCTGGAGAAGGGGCTCCACCACGTGGGCGAGTTCTTCTCCCACCGCAAGAAGAAGGCCATGGTGGAGGCCCTGGAGAAGGTGAAGGCGGAGCTCATGGTGCTGGGCTTCATCTCCCTCCTGCTCGTGTTCGGCCAGAACTACATCATCAAGATCTGCATCAGCAACCACGCCGCCAACACCATGCTCCCCTGCAAGCTCAAGGCCGTCGAGGCCGTCGGCGGCCACGGCAAGGAGCCCTCGGAGGGCGCCGCCGCCGGGGGCGATAAGGGGCACGGCAAGAAGGAGGGCGCCGTCCCTGGAAAGAagaaggccgccgccgccgagcacctCGGCGGCGTGCTCGATTGGCCGCCGCCCTACTACGCGCACAATGCGAGGATGCTGGGGGAGGCGAACATGAAGACCAAGTGCCCCGAGGGGAAGGTGTCGCTCATCTCCATCAACGGCCTGCACCAGCTgcacatcttcatcttcttcctcgccgTCTTCCACGTCTCCTACAGTGCCATCACCATGGCGCTCGGCAGGGCCAAG ATACGTGCATGGAAAGTGTGGGAAAAAGAAGCTGCAGGCCAAGACTACGAGTTCTCCAATG ACCCGACGCGGTTCAGGTTCACCCACGAGACTTCCTTCGTGAGGAACCATATGAATGTGCTCAACAAGTTCCCAGCATCCTTCTACATC AGCAACTTCTTCCGGCAGTTCTTCAGATCCGTGAGGCAGGCAGACTACTCCGCGCTGCGCCACAGCTTTGTCAAC GTGCATCTTGCCCCTGGCAGCAAGTTTGATTTCCAGAAGTACATCAAGCGGTCACTGGAGGACGACTTCAAGGTGATCGTGGGGATCAGTCCTCCCCTCTGGGCTTCtgctctcatcttcctcttcctaAATGTCAATG GATGGCACACCATGCTCTGGATATCCATCATGCCGGTGGTGATCATCCTGTCCGTGGGGACCAAGCTGCAGGGCATCATCTGCCGCATGGCCATCGACATCACGGAGCGGCACGCCGTGGTCCAGGGCATCCCGCTGGTGCAAGTCAGCGACTCCTACTTCTGGTTCGCAAAACCACCCTTCGTGCTCTTCCTCATCCACTTCACCCTCTTCCAG AATGGCTTCCAGATCATCTACTTCCTCTGGATTCTG TATGAGTACGGTATGGACTCGTGCTTCAATGACTCCAAACGATTCGTCTTTGCACGCCTCTGCCTTGG GGTGGTGGTCCAGGTGCTGTGCAGCTACGTGACGCTCCCGCTGTACGCGCTCGTCTCCCAGATGGGCTCCACCATGAAGCAGTCCATCTTCGACGAGCAGACCTCCAAGGCCCTCAAGAACTGGCGCGCCGGCGCCAAGAAGAAGCACCCCATCAGCTCCAAGCacgagcacggcggcggcgggggctccCCCACCGCCGCCGGCAGCCCCACCAAGGCCGACGGCGACGCGTAG
- the LOC136529567 gene encoding phytoene synthase 1, chloroplastic-like has translation MAIILVRAASPGLSDAAAAVRDIGGISHHGSLQCSSLLKKKPARRWMLCSLRYGCLGLDPWEVGCASSPAVYSSLAVNPAGEAVVSSEQKVYDVVLKQSALLKRQLRKPVLDVRPQDLEMPRNGLKEAYDRCGEICEEYAKTFYLGTMLMTEERRRAIWAIYVWCRRTDELVDGPNANYITPTALDRWEKRLEDLFAGRPYDMLDAALSDTISKFPIDIQPFRDMIEGMRSDLSKTRYNNFDELYMYCYYVAGTVGLMSVPVMGIAPESKATTESVYSAALALGIANQLTNILRDVGEDATRGRIYLPQDELAQAGLSDEDIFKGVVTNRWRNFMKRQIKRARMFFEEAERGVTELSQASRWPVWASLLLYRQILDDIEANDYNNFTKRAYVGKGKKLLALPVAYGKSLLLPCSLRNSQT, from the exons ATGGCCATCATACTCGTACGAGCAGCATCGCCGGGGCtctccgacgccgccgccgccgtgcgggaCATCGGCGGCATCAGCCACCATGGGAGTCTCCAGTGCTCCTCTCTGCTGAAGAAGAAGCCGGCCCGGCGGTGGATGCTCTGCTCGCTCAGGTACGGGTGCCTTGGCCTCGACCCGTGGGAGGTCGGCTGCGCCTCCTCCCCCGCCGTGTACTCCAGCCTCGCCGTCAACCCGGCGGGAGAGGCCGTCGTCTCGTCCGAGCAGAAGGTCTACGACGTCGTGCTCAAGCAGTCGGCATTGCTCAAACGCCAGCTGCGCAAGCCGGTCCTCGACGTCAGGCCCCAGGACCTCGAGATGCCGCGCAACGGGCTCAAGGAAGCCTACGACCGCTGCGGCGAGATCTGTGAGGAGTATGCCAAGACCTTTTACCTCG GAACTATGTTGATGACAGAGGAGCGGCGCCGCGCCATATGGGCCATCTATG TGTGGTGTAGGAGGACAGATGAGCTTGTAGATGGGCCAAACGCCAACTACATTACGCCGACAGCTTTGGACCGGTGGGAGAAGAGACTTGAGGATCTGTTCGCGGGACGTCCTTATGATATGCTTGATGCCGCTCTCTCTGATACCATCTCAAAGTTCCCCATAGACATTCAG CCATTCAGGGACATGATTGAAGGGATGAGGAGTGACCTTAGCAAGACAAGGTATAACAACTTCGACGAGCTCTACATGTACTGCTACTATGTTGCTGGAACTGTCGGGTTAATGAGCGTACCTGTGATGGGCATCGCACCCGAGTCTAAGGCAACAACTGAAAGCGTGTATAGTGCTGCCTTGGCTCTCGGAATCGCTAACCAACTCACGAACATACTCCGGGATGTTGGAGAGGA TGCTACAAGAGGAAGGATATATTTACCACAAGATGAGCTCGCACAGGCAGGGCTCTCTGATGAGGACATCTTCAAAGGGGTGGTCACAAACCGATGGAGAAACTTCATGAAGAGGCAGATCAAGAGGGCCAGGATGTTTTTTGAGGAGGCAGAGAGAGGGGTAACTGAGCTCTCACAGGCTAGCAGATGGCCA GTATGGGCTTCCCTGTTGTTGTACAGGCAAATCCTGGATGATATTGAAGCGAACGACTACAACAACTTCACAAAGAGGGCCTATGTTGGTAAAGGGAAGAAATTGCTAGCGCTTCCTGTGGCATATGGGAAATCGCTACTGCTCCCGTGTTCATTGAGAAATAGCCAGACCTAG